A single Montipora foliosa isolate CH-2021 chromosome 7, ASM3666993v2, whole genome shotgun sequence DNA region contains:
- the LOC138010844 gene encoding histamine H2 receptor-like, with the protein MACQNCFEMEGNSNASDNNTQFGKKPNLGSSPGISSDTIPALVIMVFILLINSGVISLISCNSHLRKISNIILASLAMSDLLVGLIGIPLMVTCTSTFWISVCQSSTTFFSFTAMSTISHILVMTCDRYVYIIWPLRYREIINRSRIFASLGLTWLVSLSALVRLSWTLQVTAMETAAEELAKVQGKENAYLLFQGTVFFVIPLVVMTVLDTRMLRLLRQQCHRIMRENLPAESLKSEKRLKRRQRKVVFICVLLLLIYVACWLPYFILDLLQYYLEDTVQVLPYIPTLVIYYLRLCSSLFNPLLYTLQKPDLKNAVKSLAYNVCPSLRPHNSVEIRTEEIAVSSRTDSK; encoded by the coding sequence ATGGCGTGTCAAAACTGCTTTGAAATGGAAGGAAACTCGAATGCATCGGATAATAACAcccaatttggaaaaaaacctAATCTTGGGAGTTCTCCTGGAATTTCATCCGACACGATTCCCGCGCTAGTCATTATGGTCTTCATCCTGTTAATAAACAGTGGTGTTATCTCGCTTATTAGCTGCAATTCACATCTCAGGAAAATAAGTAACATTATTCTAGCTAGTTTAGCCATGTCTGATCTTCTCGTGGGACTTATCGGCATCCCGCTCATGGTGACTTGCACCTCCACATTCTGGATTTCTGTTTGCCAAAGTTCCACCACCTTCTTCAGTTTTACGGCCATGTCTACCATATCACACATCTTGGTCATGACATGCGATCGTTACGTCTATATAATATGGCCGTTGCGCTATCGCGAAATTATCAACCGCTCTCGCATTTTTGCGAGTCTCGGATTAACCTGGCTGGTGAGTCTTTCTGCATTAGTTCGCCTTTCATGGACTTTACAAGTCACTGCAATGGAAACCGCTGCAGAAGAATTGGCAAAGGTACAAGGGAAGGAAAATGCATACTTACTCTTCCAGGGGACTGTCTTTTTTGTCATTCCACTGGTTGTCATGACTGTTCTTGACACTCGTATGTTGCGGTTGCTAAGGCAACAATGTCACAGGATAATGAGGGAAAATTTACCGGCCGAGTCTTTGAAGTCCGAGAAGAGACTTAAAAGACGACAGAGAAAAGTTGTGTTTATTTGCGTGTTATTATTACTTATTTACGTCGCTTGTTGGCTGCCATACTTTATTCTGGATCTCCTGCAATATTATTTGGAAGATACCGTTCAGGTCTTACCTTACATCCCCACTCTTGTCATATACTATCTTCGATTATGTTCGTCTTTATTTAACCCGCTTCTTTACACTCTTCAGAAGCCAGATTTAAAGAACGCAGTTAAGTCTTTAGCATACAACGTTTGTCCTTCCTTAAGACCTCACAATTCCGTAGAGATTAGAACGGAAGAGATTGCTGTGAGCAGTCGAACAGATagtaaataa